The Populus trichocarpa isolate Nisqually-1 chromosome 2, P.trichocarpa_v4.1, whole genome shotgun sequence genome has a window encoding:
- the LOC7461739 gene encoding uncharacterized protein LOC7461739, with amino-acid sequence MSSFSTSLMAFIVSNKPMFTLMSVADAATWYCALVLLALILLASLREASPTYDDDRHHDVVVEGNQILYRPCDEIYVVKEGETLHTISDKCDDPFIVEENPHIHDPDDVFPGLVIKITPSRSRKLLR; translated from the coding sequence ATGTCTTCTTTCTCCACATCTCTCATGGCTTTCATAGTCTCAAACAAGCCTATGTTTACATTGATGTCCGTAGCTGATGCAGCTACATGGTACTGTGCCCTTGTACTTCTTGCTCTAATATTGCTTGCTTCTTTAAGAGAGGCATCTCCCACATACGATGATGATCGTCACCATGATGTTGTCGTTGAAGGCAATCAAATACTTTACCGGCCGTGCGATGAAATTTATGTTGTGAAAGAAGGAGAAACCCTTCACACCATCAGTGATAAGTGCGATGACCCTTTTATAGTGGAGGAGAATCCTCATATTCATGATCCTGATGATGTTTTTCCTGGTCTTGTTATCAAGATTACTCCTTCAAGGTCTAGGAAATTATTGCGGTAG